The proteins below are encoded in one region of Rhizobium sp. 9140:
- the pdxA gene encoding 4-hydroxythreonine-4-phosphate dehydrogenase PdxA encodes MSNIIGITMGDPCGVGPEISVRALIDMSAEDRERTRIYGNLPTLEAARDALGLDIDLVPYVVDLPIEGAPLAWGQLSPVAGDAAFRFIEKAVRDAEAKTIGCIVTAPINKEALNLAGHHYDGHTGMLRSLTGSKAAYMLLASEKLKVIHVSTHVSLKEAIQRATTERVLATIRAGDAHLKRIGYAAPRIAIAGINPHCGENGLFGTEDDDQIGPAVVAARAEGIDAYGPISADTVFHRAYTGAFDLIVAQYHDQGHIPIKLVAFDTAVNVSVDLPIDRTSVDHGTAFDIAGKGIANHGNMNEAIAYARKLVAGRVAHAEQG; translated from the coding sequence ATGAGCAATATCATCGGCATCACCATGGGCGACCCCTGCGGCGTCGGCCCCGAGATTTCCGTGCGCGCCCTCATCGACATGTCGGCGGAAGACCGCGAGCGCACCCGCATCTACGGCAACCTGCCGACGCTCGAAGCGGCACGCGATGCGCTGGGCCTCGACATCGATCTCGTGCCCTACGTCGTCGATCTGCCGATCGAAGGCGCGCCGCTCGCATGGGGACAGCTGAGCCCGGTTGCCGGCGATGCCGCCTTTCGCTTCATCGAGAAGGCCGTGCGCGACGCAGAAGCCAAGACCATCGGCTGCATCGTCACCGCGCCGATCAACAAGGAAGCGCTGAACCTTGCCGGCCATCACTATGACGGTCACACCGGCATGCTACGCAGCCTCACCGGCTCCAAGGCCGCCTATATGCTGCTGGCGTCCGAGAAGCTGAAGGTCATCCACGTCTCCACGCATGTTTCCCTGAAAGAGGCCATCCAGCGGGCCACAACGGAGCGCGTGCTCGCCACCATCCGCGCCGGCGACGCCCACCTGAAGCGCATCGGCTATGCCGCGCCGCGCATCGCCATTGCCGGCATCAATCCGCATTGCGGTGAAAACGGCCTTTTCGGCACGGAGGATGACGACCAGATCGGCCCGGCCGTCGTGGCGGCGCGGGCGGAAGGTATCGACGCTTACGGCCCGATCTCGGCCGATACCGTTTTCCATCGTGCTTATACCGGCGCGTTCGACCTGATCGTCGCCCAGTACCATGATCAGGGACATATCCCGATCAAGCTCGTCGCCTTCGACACGGCCGTCAACGTTTCCGTCGATCTGCCCATCGACCGCACCTCGGTCGATCACGGCACGGCCTTCGACATCGCCGGCAAGGGCATCGCCAACCATGGCAACATGAACGAAGCGATCGCCTATGCGCGCAAGCTCGTCGCCGGCCGCGTCGCGCACGCAGAGCAGGGATAA
- a CDS encoding iron-containing alcohol dehydrogenase translates to MTIAPITLHQPRRLIVGAGTIGDVGTWAADATSVLVIATPITAGFIDRLALKGRITVFDAIPGEPDITTLDAAIEAARGCSPDLVVGLGGGSVLDVAKLVAALWDGDQTLADVAGPNKVAGRRTRLVQVATTAGTGSEAGIRSLITDPGKGNKIAVESPHLIADVAVLDPELTYSVPPAVTAATGVDAMAHCVEAFTNRRAHPMIDGFARMGFHLVGRFLARAVRDGTDTEAREGMMLASYYGGICLGPVNTAAGHAIAYPLGTRLRLPHGLANAIIFPQVLAFNQPVAAEKSAEVAQALGLGERLSQDDLQRSAHTFCRNLGIEMSLRAHGATEADLPVYAADAHANRRLMDNNPIDMSVEDVLAIYRAAY, encoded by the coding sequence ATGACCATAGCGCCCATCACCCTTCATCAGCCGCGACGCCTCATCGTCGGCGCCGGCACCATCGGCGACGTCGGCACCTGGGCCGCCGACGCGACCTCTGTGCTGGTCATCGCAACGCCTATCACCGCCGGCTTCATCGATCGCCTTGCGTTGAAGGGCCGCATCACCGTCTTCGACGCCATTCCCGGAGAGCCCGACATCACGACGCTGGATGCGGCGATCGAGGCGGCGCGTGGCTGCAGTCCCGACCTGGTCGTCGGCCTTGGCGGCGGCTCGGTGCTCGACGTCGCGAAACTCGTCGCCGCCCTCTGGGACGGCGACCAGACGCTTGCCGACGTGGCAGGACCGAACAAGGTCGCCGGTCGTCGGACGCGCCTCGTGCAGGTCGCCACCACCGCCGGCACAGGGTCGGAAGCCGGCATCCGCTCGCTGATCACCGATCCCGGAAAAGGCAACAAGATCGCGGTGGAAAGCCCGCACCTGATCGCCGATGTGGCCGTGCTCGATCCCGAACTGACCTACTCCGTACCCCCGGCCGTAACGGCCGCCACCGGCGTGGATGCCATGGCGCATTGCGTCGAGGCCTTCACCAACCGCCGCGCCCATCCGATGATCGATGGCTTTGCCCGCATGGGCTTTCATCTCGTCGGTCGCTTTCTCGCTCGCGCCGTCCGCGACGGCACGGATACGGAAGCCCGCGAGGGAATGATGCTCGCCTCCTATTACGGTGGCATCTGCCTTGGGCCTGTCAACACCGCGGCGGGCCACGCAATCGCCTACCCTCTAGGCACGCGGCTTCGCCTGCCCCATGGCTTGGCGAACGCCATCATCTTTCCGCAGGTTCTCGCCTTCAACCAGCCGGTGGCAGCGGAAAAGTCTGCCGAAGTCGCGCAGGCGCTCGGTCTCGGCGAACGGCTCTCGCAGGACGACCTCCAGCGCTCCGCCCACACCTTCTGCCGCAATCTCGGCATCGAGATGTCGCTGCGCGCGCATGGCGCGACCGAGGCCGATCTGCCGGTCTATGCGGCGGATGCCCACGCCAACCGTCGTCTGATGGACAACAACCCGATCGACATGAGCGTCGAAGACGTCCTTGCGATCTACCGCGCCGCCTACTAA
- a CDS encoding FadR/GntR family transcriptional regulator, with protein MGLEAGTTRKSLGDVVFERMLRAIKSGAYQPDERLPTEHDLAAEFEVSRPIIREALRRLREQGLIYSRRGAGSFVRALGLKEPLGFGQLENVADLLNCYEFRLTLEPAAASAAAARHTEASLTAIAQALELMRDATNRQSHRVDADFEFHLAIARAARNSYFSTAMEALKEHIAVGMKFHGASVKRDSAGLARVFGEHEAIARAIASGDGPLAGQLMREHLTGSRERLFPN; from the coding sequence ATGGGATTGGAAGCGGGAACAACACGCAAGAGCCTCGGCGACGTGGTGTTCGAGCGCATGCTCCGCGCCATCAAGTCCGGAGCCTACCAGCCGGACGAGCGCCTGCCGACGGAGCATGATCTTGCTGCGGAGTTCGAAGTGTCGCGCCCGATCATCCGCGAGGCGTTGCGACGCCTGCGCGAGCAAGGGCTGATCTACTCGCGACGCGGGGCGGGAAGCTTCGTGCGGGCGCTGGGTCTGAAGGAGCCGCTCGGCTTCGGGCAACTCGAAAACGTCGCCGATCTTCTGAACTGTTACGAGTTCCGACTGACGCTGGAGCCAGCTGCAGCCAGTGCCGCTGCAGCGCGGCATACGGAGGCAAGCCTCACCGCCATCGCCCAGGCACTGGAACTGATGCGGGACGCGACCAACCGCCAGTCGCACCGCGTGGATGCGGATTTCGAGTTCCATCTCGCCATAGCCCGGGCGGCGCGCAATTCCTACTTCTCGACGGCCATGGAAGCCTTGAAGGAACACATCGCCGTCGGCATGAAATTCCACGGCGCGTCGGTGAAGCGCGACAGCGCCGGGCTTGCCCGGGTTTTCGGCGAGCACGAAGCCATCGCCAGAGCCATCGCCTCGGGTGATGGTCCGCTCGCGGGACAGTTGATGCGGGAGCACCTGACGGGGTCGCGCGAGCGGCTGTTTCCCAACTGA
- a CDS encoding four-carbon acid sugar kinase family protein produces the protein MLVILADDLTGTLDAAAPFAARGLAVEVALAPAAIPEALADGPDVLSINLQSREVGAEAAQAATRAVLDALPADIILFKKVDSRLKGHIAAELDLMSFRAALVAPAIPDFGRIVKDGKVCGFGVDVPIPVAERLGAHAAKARIPDTADMDAMAAHLDDALAAGVDLLVGARGLAEALARRMTGDAPAHAAEVPAGPGLFVIGSRDPITLAQIEHLRARHAPAYVAAPNGRLAPDDRAGSALTLVQAVPGEKEVSSLDVARHLASGVYPACVAPSATLILSGGATAEAVLERMGIHRFRLMGECMPGLGVAFANGHCIIAKSGGFGGAETLSEIAGQMLRDGG, from the coding sequence TTGCTGGTCATTCTTGCCGACGATCTCACGGGCACGCTCGATGCTGCGGCGCCCTTTGCTGCGCGGGGGTTGGCGGTCGAGGTCGCGCTCGCGCCGGCTGCGATCCCTGAGGCTCTGGCAGATGGGCCGGATGTTCTCTCGATCAATCTCCAGTCGCGGGAAGTCGGTGCAGAAGCCGCGCAGGCTGCGACACGTGCCGTTCTAGATGCGTTGCCTGCGGATATCATACTCTTCAAGAAGGTCGATTCGCGGCTGAAGGGGCATATTGCTGCTGAGCTCGACCTGATGTCGTTTCGGGCGGCATTGGTGGCCCCCGCGATCCCTGACTTCGGCCGTATCGTTAAGGACGGGAAAGTCTGCGGCTTCGGCGTCGATGTGCCGATTCCGGTTGCCGAGCGCCTCGGCGCGCACGCCGCCAAGGCGCGGATACCCGACACGGCCGACATGGACGCAATGGCGGCGCACCTTGATGACGCTCTGGCTGCGGGTGTGGATCTGCTCGTCGGAGCGCGGGGCCTTGCAGAAGCTTTGGCGCGGCGGATGACTGGCGATGCGCCGGCCCACGCGGCCGAGGTTCCAGCGGGGCCTGGCCTGTTCGTCATCGGGTCGCGCGATCCCATCACGCTGGCACAGATCGAGCATCTTCGCGCCCGTCATGCCCCGGCTTATGTCGCCGCACCGAACGGACGCCTGGCACCCGATGATCGTGCCGGCTCTGCCCTGACACTGGTGCAGGCCGTTCCGGGGGAGAAGGAGGTGTCGTCGCTCGATGTGGCGCGCCATCTCGCCTCGGGTGTCTATCCCGCCTGCGTGGCCCCCTCTGCGACATTGATTCTTTCGGGGGGCGCGACGGCAGAGGCGGTGCTGGAGCGCATGGGCATCCATCGGTTCCGGCTGATGGGAGAATGCATGCCTGGTCTTGGTGTTGCCTTTGCGAACGGGCATTGCATTATCGCGAAATCGGGTGGTTTCGGCGGGGCGGAAACGCTGAGCGAGATCGCCGGGCAGATGCTTCGGGACGGGGGTTGA
- a CDS encoding methyl-accepting chemotaxis protein — protein MAGLFSSTSDRVLEALDLSFAIIEFDMTGKILKANENFCDLLGYSESEIVGRNHRIFVEADYAVSDAYTAFWKKLRDGEFVCSEFTRITKSGAEVFIRGNYNPIRNATGKVVKVIKFANDITETKMTAIDSGAKIDAISRAQAVIEFKPDGTVITANDNFLKALGYSLSDIVGKNHSLFVDPAYRASSAYADFWKKLNAGEFVSGEFTRIGKRGQEVFIQASYNPVFDLKGRVMKVVKFATDVSERVTNVDRLAESLSKLADGHLGQQIETPFLPSLDKLRTDFNAACRKLESALKAVRSNAEAIAAGADEVRVSADDLARRTEQQAASVEQTAAALEEITTTVKGSSQRAEGAGVLVGRAKESADHSGDIVREAISAMDKIDNSSREIANIIGVIDQIAFQTNLLALNAGVEAARAGDAGKGFAVVAQEVRELAQRSAVAAKEIKALITTSTSHVEDGVSLVSKAGEALQTIAGHVGQINEDIRAIVEAAREQSTALGEINQAINTVDQGTQQNAAMVEEQTAASHGLAEEARALFDLLEQFQFDEPVSHRAVSSLSVARGGRTKVAA, from the coding sequence ATGGCTGGGCTTTTTTCATCGACGTCAGACCGTGTTTTGGAGGCGCTCGATCTTTCGTTCGCCATCATCGAATTCGATATGACGGGTAAGATTCTCAAGGCGAACGAGAATTTTTGCGATCTTCTGGGCTATTCCGAAAGCGAGATCGTCGGCCGTAACCATCGCATCTTCGTCGAAGCGGACTATGCAGTATCCGACGCCTACACGGCCTTCTGGAAGAAGCTCCGGGACGGAGAGTTCGTCTGCAGCGAATTCACGCGGATCACGAAGAGCGGCGCTGAAGTCTTCATTCGCGGCAATTACAATCCCATCCGGAACGCGACCGGCAAGGTCGTCAAGGTCATCAAATTCGCCAACGATATCACCGAGACGAAGATGACGGCTATCGATTCCGGTGCCAAGATCGACGCGATATCCCGCGCGCAGGCGGTGATCGAATTCAAGCCCGACGGCACGGTCATCACCGCCAACGACAACTTCCTCAAAGCCCTTGGGTACAGCCTTTCGGACATCGTCGGCAAGAACCACAGCCTGTTCGTTGATCCCGCCTACCGCGCGTCCAGTGCCTATGCCGACTTCTGGAAGAAGCTGAATGCGGGCGAGTTCGTATCCGGAGAGTTCACGCGTATCGGCAAGCGCGGGCAGGAGGTCTTCATTCAGGCGTCCTACAATCCCGTTTTCGACCTGAAGGGCCGGGTCATGAAGGTCGTCAAGTTCGCGACCGATGTGAGCGAGCGCGTGACGAATGTCGATCGTCTGGCGGAGAGCCTGTCGAAGCTTGCGGACGGCCATCTCGGGCAGCAGATCGAGACGCCGTTTCTGCCGAGCCTCGACAAGCTGCGGACCGATTTCAATGCAGCCTGTCGTAAGCTCGAAAGCGCGCTGAAGGCGGTGAGGTCGAATGCCGAAGCGATCGCCGCCGGTGCGGACGAGGTTCGTGTGTCGGCCGACGACCTTGCGCGGCGAACCGAGCAGCAGGCGGCTTCCGTCGAGCAAACCGCGGCGGCGCTCGAGGAAATCACCACCACGGTCAAGGGATCCAGCCAGCGTGCCGAGGGTGCAGGCGTTCTCGTCGGTCGCGCCAAGGAAAGTGCGGATCATTCCGGCGATATCGTGCGCGAAGCGATCTCGGCGATGGACAAGATCGACAATTCCTCCCGCGAGATCGCCAACATCATCGGCGTCATCGACCAGATCGCGTTCCAGACCAATCTGCTGGCGCTGAATGCCGGTGTCGAGGCGGCACGGGCAGGGGACGCCGGCAAGGGCTTTGCGGTCGTCGCCCAGGAGGTTCGCGAACTCGCCCAGCGCTCTGCGGTCGCTGCCAAGGAGATCAAGGCACTCATCACGACGTCCACGTCGCATGTCGAAGACGGTGTGTCGCTCGTCAGCAAGGCCGGCGAAGCCCTGCAGACGATCGCCGGGCATGTTGGGCAGATCAACGAGGATATCCGCGCGATCGTGGAGGCCGCCCGCGAGCAATCCACCGCACTCGGTGAGATCAACCAGGCGATCAACACGGTCGATCAGGGCACGCAGCAGAATGCGGCCATGGTCGAGGAGCAGACGGCTGCAAGTCATGGTCTTGCGGAAGAAGCCCGGGCGCTCTTCGATCTTCTGGAGCAGTTCCAGTTCGACGAGCCAGTGTCGCATCGGGCAGTCTCTTCTCTCTCCGTTGCACGCGGCGGCCGTACCAAGGTTGCGGCGTGA
- a CDS encoding Zn-dependent oxidoreductase has product MVTISVREPYKLEIDDRPVPQPGPGEVAIRVRRAGICGSDMHILHGSNPFAVYPRVIGHEFAGVIEALGEGVSSLAIGEHVVADPVISCGTCYPCRIGRSNVCANLQVIGVHRDGGFRAVAIVPEANAVKVSSKLGLDVAALAEPLAVAANVLWRTECTHEDVVLIYGAGTVGITVLQMAKMKGARCIIADIDADRLVRAREFGADVAINSREQSVAEVVAPELGGLGPSIVIDGAGIPSLLEEACRVAAPAGRIGLLGFSPGPCNISQQEIVRKELTLVGSRLNRRFIPEVIGWLEAGLLRPEAMITQTFDAHDARAAFDLVEKHPEQTLKVQLVFS; this is encoded by the coding sequence ATGGTGACGATTTCCGTTCGCGAGCCCTACAAGCTCGAAATCGACGACAGACCCGTTCCCCAGCCCGGCCCGGGCGAAGTCGCGATCCGGGTTCGTCGTGCCGGCATATGCGGGTCCGATATGCACATTCTCCATGGCTCCAATCCCTTCGCGGTCTACCCGCGCGTCATCGGTCACGAATTTGCCGGTGTCATCGAGGCGCTGGGCGAGGGCGTGTCGTCGCTCGCCATCGGCGAGCATGTGGTCGCCGATCCGGTCATCTCCTGCGGCACCTGCTATCCCTGCCGCATCGGGCGCTCCAACGTCTGCGCCAACCTGCAGGTCATCGGTGTCCATCGCGATGGCGGCTTCCGGGCGGTTGCGATCGTTCCCGAAGCGAATGCCGTGAAGGTCTCGTCCAAACTCGGACTCGACGTCGCAGCGCTTGCCGAACCGCTGGCCGTCGCGGCCAATGTTCTCTGGCGCACCGAGTGCACGCATGAGGACGTCGTCCTGATCTACGGTGCGGGCACCGTCGGCATCACCGTTCTCCAGATGGCCAAGATGAAGGGTGCCCGCTGCATCATCGCCGATATCGACGCCGACCGCCTCGTGCGTGCACGCGAATTCGGCGCCGATGTGGCCATCAATTCGCGCGAGCAGTCGGTGGCCGAGGTCGTCGCACCGGAACTCGGTGGTCTCGGTCCGTCGATCGTCATCGACGGTGCCGGCATTCCGAGCCTGCTCGAAGAGGCCTGCCGGGTCGCAGCACCGGCTGGACGCATCGGGCTTCTGGGCTTCTCGCCCGGCCCCTGCAACATCAGCCAGCAGGAAATCGTCCGCAAGGAACTGACGCTGGTCGGCTCGCGCCTCAACCGCCGTTTCATTCCCGAAGTCATCGGCTGGCTGGAAGCTGGTCTGCTTCGCCCGGAAGCCATGATCACGCAGACATTCGACGCCCATGATGCCCGCGCCGCGTTCGATCTTGTCGAAAAGCACCCCGAGCAGACGCTGAAGGTTCAGCTTGTTTTTTCCTGA
- a CDS encoding mannitol dehydrogenase family protein produces the protein MVSIRCREGSTFPMQLSRMILQHPARLSASSGYWSKRWRAACSWAVNPLTVLCCDNLPGNGQVVRRLVLEMAERRDAALAQWIEREIRFPSSMVDRIVPAATDVTRGLSASLIGADDHLALETEPFTQWVIEDDFVAGRPAWEAGGAVFVRDVHAYETMKLRLLNGSHSLIAYLGQRHGLEFVRDVMAVPEHAERVRNHMKVVLPTLDAVPEIDLPAYCDQLIARFSNPAIAHRTAQIAMDGTQKMPQRIFAPAMERLAAGDDAAGFADVVALWLAYVVAVDRLYDPRADELKVAAQQTVAVKSSAPFFEVAGLFPPALQENTAWRTLVETRLSAMNAL, from the coding sequence ATGGTATCGATCCGGTGTCGGGAGGGCTCGACCTTTCCCATGCAGCTATCGCGCATGATCTTGCAGCACCCGGCGCGCCTGTCGGCGTCATCGGGCTACTGGTCGAAGCGCTGGCGCGCCGCATGCAGCTGGGCCGTGAACCCCTTGACCGTTCTCTGCTGCGACAATCTTCCGGGCAATGGACAGGTGGTTCGCCGCCTCGTTCTGGAAATGGCGGAAAGACGCGATGCCGCACTGGCGCAGTGGATCGAACGGGAGATCCGCTTTCCCTCCAGCATGGTCGACCGGATCGTGCCGGCGGCAACGGACGTGACGCGGGGGTTAAGCGCCTCCCTCATCGGCGCGGACGATCATCTCGCGCTGGAAACCGAGCCTTTCACCCAGTGGGTCATCGAGGACGATTTCGTAGCCGGTCGCCCCGCCTGGGAAGCGGGCGGTGCGGTCTTCGTTAGGGATGTCCACGCCTATGAAACGATGAAGCTCCGGCTTCTCAACGGTTCCCACTCCCTGATCGCCTATCTTGGCCAGCGTCACGGCCTTGAATTTGTGCGGGACGTCATGGCTGTTCCCGAGCATGCCGAGCGGGTTCGCAACCATATGAAGGTCGTCCTGCCAACGCTCGACGCCGTTCCGGAGATCGACCTCCCGGCCTATTGCGACCAACTCATCGCGCGATTCTCCAATCCGGCCATCGCGCATCGCACGGCGCAGATCGCCATGGACGGAACGCAGAAGATGCCGCAACGCATCTTCGCGCCGGCTATGGAAAGGCTGGCAGCCGGCGATGATGCCGCAGGTTTTGCCGATGTCGTGGCACTCTGGCTTGCCTATGTCGTTGCCGTCGATCGCCTGTACGATCCGCGTGCAGATGAGCTGAAGGTCGCCGCGCAGCAGACGGTTGCCGTCAAATCTTCCGCGCCCTTCTTCGAGGTCGCCGGACTGTTTCCGCCGGCACTTCAGGAAAACACGGCCTGGCGCACCTTGGTCGAGACCCGGCTCTCGGCAATGAACGCTCTCTGA
- the uxuA gene encoding mannonate dehydratase, with the protein MRHIWRWFGPIDKVTVQDAAQAGASGIVSALHHVPTGTAWTLAEIQKRQAEVRAGGLEWELVESIPVSESIKTQTGDWKAHIEAWKESLRQLAKAGISTVCYNFMPVLDWTRTDLRWETDDGARAMRFDLVNFVAFDVHVLKRPCAAEDYPVALLETAKQRFAEMSPEKIASISRNVGAGLPGSADGYSIDELNVALTRYDGIGAEKLRANLIDFLAEVAPVAESLNMRLCAHGDDPPWPLLGLPRVLSTEADYVKVLEAVDLNANGVTFCTGSLGARSDNDLPAMIKRLAPRIHFAHLRNVTRETDGLPCSFFEAQHLGGNTDMVAVIAALVSEERRRKAEGRADHVIFMRPDHGQEILEDLTRGAQPGYPAIGRLKGLAELRGTEQALSHAEYGLS; encoded by the coding sequence ATGAGACATATCTGGCGCTGGTTTGGTCCGATCGACAAGGTCACGGTGCAGGATGCCGCGCAGGCTGGGGCCTCCGGTATCGTCAGTGCGTTGCATCATGTGCCGACGGGCACGGCCTGGACCCTGGCGGAAATCCAGAAGCGGCAGGCGGAGGTTCGCGCGGGCGGTCTGGAGTGGGAACTCGTCGAGAGCATTCCCGTGTCCGAGAGTATCAAGACGCAGACCGGCGACTGGAAAGCGCATATCGAAGCCTGGAAGGAAAGCCTGCGGCAGCTTGCCAAGGCTGGTATCTCGACGGTCTGCTATAATTTCATGCCGGTTCTCGACTGGACGCGGACGGACCTTCGCTGGGAAACGGACGACGGCGCCCGCGCCATGCGCTTCGACCTCGTCAATTTCGTCGCCTTCGATGTTCACGTGCTCAAGCGTCCGTGCGCTGCGGAAGACTATCCGGTGGCCCTTCTTGAGACGGCCAAACAGCGTTTCGCAGAGATGTCGCCGGAAAAGATCGCTTCGATCTCGCGCAATGTCGGCGCCGGCCTGCCGGGTTCGGCAGATGGCTACAGCATCGACGAGCTGAATGTCGCGCTGACGCGTTATGACGGTATCGGGGCCGAGAAGCTGCGAGCGAACCTCATCGATTTCCTCGCCGAAGTCGCCCCCGTTGCCGAAAGCCTGAACATGCGCCTGTGCGCCCATGGTGACGATCCGCCGTGGCCGCTCCTCGGCCTGCCGCGGGTGCTTTCGACCGAAGCGGACTATGTAAAGGTTCTGGAGGCGGTCGATCTGAACGCCAACGGGGTCACCTTCTGCACCGGTTCGCTCGGCGCCCGGTCCGACAATGACCTGCCGGCCATGATCAAGCGCCTGGCGCCGCGCATTCATTTCGCGCATCTGCGCAATGTGACGCGCGAGACGGACGGCTTGCCCTGCTCCTTCTTCGAGGCGCAACATTTGGGCGGCAATACGGACATGGTCGCGGTGATTGCCGCGCTCGTCTCCGAGGAGCGCCGCCGCAAGGCCGAGGGACGTGCGGACCACGTGATCTTCATGCGGCCCGATCACGGCCAGGAGATCCTCGAAGACCTGACGCGCGGTGCGCAGCCGGGCTATCCGGCCATCGGCCGCCTGAAGGGCCTCGCGGAATTGCGCGGCACCGAGCAGGCTTTGTCTCATGCGGAATATGGACTGAGTTAA
- a CDS encoding GntR family transcriptional regulator, translating to MVVKRTDEISKSGIGAAASSVFLTINPRQPIAAQIYEKLRRAIITLAMTPSEALSEKELSLQLGVSRTPVREALIRLADEGLIDILPQRGSFVAPIRLRDVEEAQFIREALEVSITKRLAEGCSRRFLTEIKSNLYDQEKAVNAEALDLFLDLDEAFHRSFCEEASLLKSWRVIQSVKLQMDRVRYLSLPDPSHLRTLLGQHRAVVDAIEAGDAVTAGNSMAAHLREVLRTAHRLREQRADLIEA from the coding sequence ATGGTGGTGAAGCGTACGGATGAAATCTCGAAATCCGGAATAGGGGCCGCCGCCTCGTCGGTTTTTCTGACCATCAATCCCCGCCAGCCGATCGCTGCGCAGATTTACGAGAAGCTGCGGCGCGCGATCATCACGCTTGCCATGACTCCGTCCGAGGCACTGAGCGAAAAGGAGCTTTCCCTTCAGCTCGGCGTCAGCCGCACGCCGGTGCGCGAGGCGCTGATCCGGCTGGCCGATGAAGGCCTCATCGACATCCTCCCGCAACGTGGCAGCTTCGTCGCACCGATCCGCCTTCGGGACGTCGAAGAGGCGCAGTTCATTCGGGAAGCATTGGAGGTTTCTATCACAAAGCGCTTGGCAGAAGGCTGTTCCCGGCGCTTCCTGACCGAAATCAAAAGCAATCTCTACGACCAGGAAAAGGCCGTCAACGCGGAGGCGCTCGACCTCTTCCTCGATCTCGACGAAGCGTTCCACCGCAGCTTCTGCGAGGAGGCGTCCCTATTGAAGAGCTGGCGTGTCATCCAGTCCGTCAAGCTGCAGATGGACCGCGTGCGCTATCTCAGCCTACCTGACCCGTCTCACCTTCGCACTCTCCTCGGACAACACCGCGCCGTCGTGGATGCCATCGAAGCGGGCGATGCCGTCACGGCTGGAAACAGCATGGCGGCGCATCTGCGCGAGGTCCTGCGGACGGCGCATCGCCTGCGCGAACAGCGTGCCGATCTCATCGAAGCGTGA
- a CDS encoding PhzF family phenazine biosynthesis protein, producing MARRYAIYDVFTSEKLQGNPLAVVFDGDGLSTEAMQAIAGEFNLSETVFVCRPENPTSAARLRIFTPGTELPFAGHPTVGTAVALAEDAQAGEGVNRDLVHVLEENIGPVRCAVKLRPGEAGFAEFDLPRKSVRLDARFDIGRIADALSLKSTQIGFENHVPALWSAGVPFVAVPLHDLKAMTDLEFDAARWEQIAPMADGRLASAYLYCRGGINHHARFHTRMFAPAMGVHEDPATGSALAAFSAAIHGFDQLTEGHHSFLVEQGVEMGRPSYLHLHLDIANGDIVGARIGGHAVKIAAGELYL from the coding sequence TTGGCACGCCGCTACGCGATCTACGACGTCTTCACCAGCGAGAAGCTTCAGGGCAATCCGCTCGCCGTGGTTTTTGACGGCGACGGTCTGTCGACCGAGGCCATGCAGGCGATCGCCGGCGAATTCAACCTGTCAGAGACCGTGTTCGTCTGCCGGCCGGAGAACCCGACGTCTGCCGCGCGGCTGAGGATCTTCACGCCCGGCACCGAACTTCCTTTCGCCGGACACCCGACCGTCGGCACGGCCGTGGCGCTGGCAGAGGACGCGCAGGCCGGCGAGGGGGTCAATCGCGATCTCGTGCATGTGCTCGAGGAGAACATCGGCCCGGTGCGCTGCGCGGTGAAGCTGCGGCCGGGCGAGGCCGGCTTTGCGGAGTTCGACCTGCCGCGCAAATCTGTGCGGCTGGATGCGCGCTTCGACATTGGCAGGATCGCCGACGCCTTGAGTTTGAAGTCGACGCAGATCGGCTTTGAGAACCACGTGCCCGCCCTCTGGAGCGCTGGCGTGCCGTTCGTGGCCGTGCCGCTGCACGACCTCAAGGCCATGACGGACTTGGAGTTCGATGCGGCGCGCTGGGAGCAGATCGCGCCGATGGCCGACGGGCGGCTGGCCAGCGCCTATCTCTATTGCCGTGGCGGCATCAACCATCATGCCCGGTTCCACACCCGCATGTTTGCGCCCGCCATGGGCGTGCATGAGGATCCTGCGACCGGCTCGGCGCTCGCCGCCTTTTCCGCGGCAATTCACGGCTTCGATCAATTGACCGAAGGGCACCACAGCTTCCTCGTGGAGCAGGGGGTGGAGATGGGCCGGCCCTCCTACCTGCACCTCCATCTCGACATCGCCAACGGCGACATCGTCGGTGCGCGGATCGGTGGACACGCGGTCAAGATCGCTGCCGGGGAACTCTATCTCTGA